The Sulfurimonas hydrogeniphila genome includes a window with the following:
- a CDS encoding prepilin-type N-terminal cleavage/methylation domain-containing protein, whose amino-acid sequence MKKAFTLLEIVFVVVVIGILAAVIIPHTKTNPLQEAAIQLVSHIRYTQHLAIIDDKFDANEPYWFRQKWQLAFSTAAGTNSYMIFSDSPAKIGGAYDGNPSANNTYTDVEVAQNPLKKGKYLIGVANNNFDNSETKHLSKELDIGKKYSIAAITVTGGSTGSGARRILFDHIGRPYRGNTSSTSMVALNSAVDRIATSAIYIKLCLDVCINPKTSANNRNEIVIKIEPETGYAHIL is encoded by the coding sequence ATGAAAAAAGCTTTTACTCTTTTAGAAATTGTTTTTGTGGTGGTTGTAATTGGTATATTGGCAGCAGTTATAATTCCGCATACCAAGACCAATCCTTTACAGGAAGCAGCTATACAATTGGTTTCCCATATAAGGTATACGCAGCATTTGGCAATTATTGATGACAAGTTTGATGCGAATGAGCCATACTGGTTTAGGCAAAAGTGGCAATTGGCATTTTCCACGGCTGCCGGAACAAACTCTTATATGATATTTTCGGATTCTCCTGCCAAAATTGGTGGAGCGTATGATGGTAATCCAAGCGCGAACAATACATATACTGATGTGGAAGTAGCACAAAATCCGCTAAAAAAAGGTAAGTATTTGATTGGTGTTGCAAATAATAATTTTGACAATTCTGAAACAAAACATCTTTCAAAAGAGTTGGACATAGGCAAGAAATATAGTATTGCTGCTATTACAGTGACAGGAGGAAGCACAGGTTCAGGAGCAAGAAGAATTTTGTTTGATCATATAGGCAGACCATACAGAGGGAATACAAGTTCAACTTCTATGGTTGCTTTAAATTCTGCTGTTGATAGAATTGCGACATCAGCAATTTATATAAAGCTTTGTTTGGATGTTTGTATTAATCCAAAAACGAGTGCGAACAACAGGAATGAGATTGTAATTAAAATAGAACCGGAAACCGGGTATGCACACATATTATAG